Proteins encoded together in one Ictidomys tridecemlineatus isolate mIctTri1 chromosome 3, mIctTri1.hap1, whole genome shotgun sequence window:
- the Fbxo47 gene encoding F-box only protein 47 isoform X3 yields MQCLGLPCYGMFLQTLTAGWDELECHRVYNFLCELTNLSRKMQTVVCSKPGSARKLELRIRLFCRNVLLDHWTHRSDSAFWLTRILKPWPMVNQARLLYIIFGPTSSQDGQVVWQKMIEGPTDESSLKGLADAIKLLYDTGTKEWTADDVISLVDELSVVPREWLLENNARLLILSGNNICFTFMASKAVNGRAIELARLIVFLALVCEKELYCMDWAVKMMQKVCKVFSTLVERNNFLQSVANAFACVTMEMLQSIMSGDRDEDDRGFLNLFHLVHAQANFHKEVLYLTMNTLSP; encoded by the exons accTTAACAGCAGGTTGGGATGAACTTGAGTGCCATCGTGTCTATAACTTCTTATGTGAGTTGACTAATCTCTCCCGCAAGATGCAGACTGTTGTCTGTAGCAAACCAG GAAGTGCCCGAAAATTAGAATTAAGGATCAGACTATTCTGTAGAAATGTCCTCCTTGATCATTGGACACATCGAAGTGATTCTGCTTTTTGGTTGACACGAATATTAAAACCATGGCCAATGGTGAATCAGGCAAGATTACTGTATATCATCTTTGGGCCAACATCTTCTCAGGATG GACAGGTGGTTTGGCAGAAAATGATAGAAGGACCTACAGATGAATCCAGTCTGAAAGGTTTGGCTGATGCCATTAAATTACTGTATGATACAGGCACCAAAGAGTGGACAGCAGATGATGTTATCAGTCTTGTAGATGAACTGTCAG TGGTTCCTCGGGAGTGGCTTCTAGAGAATAATGCACGTCTCCTAATCCTAAGTGGAAACAACATCTGTTTCACTTTCATGGCTAGTAAAGCTGTGAATGGACGGGCCATTGAACTGGCAAGGCTCATTGTCTTTTTGGCTTTG GTGTGTGAGAAAGAACTATACTGCATGGATTGGGCAGTTAAAATGATGCAAAAAGTCTGCAAAGTCTTTAGCACTCTGGTGGAAAGAAATAACTTCCTGCAGAGTGTGGCAAATGCATTTGCCTGTGTTACAATGGAAATGCTGCAGTCAATCATGTCTG GAGATCGTGATGAAGACGACAGAGGCTTTTTGAATTTGTTCCATCTTGTACATGCTCAGGCTAACTTCCATAAGGAGGTCTTATATTTGACCATGAATACACTCTCTCCCTAA